The Sebastes fasciatus isolate fSebFas1 chromosome 13, fSebFas1.pri, whole genome shotgun sequence genome includes a region encoding these proteins:
- the bahcc1a gene encoding BAH and coiled-coil domain-containing protein 1 isoform X7, with protein sequence MEGRDFAAPAHLLSERGALVHRAASRIAPSGHGSVQHGGHFTPGKYYPSHIPMAPHSGSGLMGNSSASFMGTFLASSLGSPPSHPSHPSRPPSSPSSPSFRGGPHSSASQIWFPHSHEAPGYPRFSGSLAHTFLPMSHLDHHANSGVLYGQHRFYDTQKENFYLRGLPSQPPLISANHSLPPMSRAGSGHSQGSCSRDRDPGVGAGLHKGLKEASVERGVVPVKDKERSSSKQEAKERQQQQQQQQQQQQQQQHHSHQPPQPTHHHHSHPHQQHPHYPQHPLPLEEVNSRALERHKAALTMEYSKEHPQSMGKPLSACLHNGKMQNGDAGTGAGAKNSMSSCGGEGTALGALGGGGSSQGRHMVSSGVSRCTKEGVSGEMRISEQPSDCLERGQAPLHHSLSYSVPPPLHMGSAAGGAHPHPHPHAHPHTHPHPGGFHCLQLHPSHPHHPHHSHHAHHHPDFFCPPPPAPLANPASHERGPANVGRDPKVTGPTFVPSVAGLGDKSSGPFQLGNPDCHGVGGGGGGGNTKDKVIEKNGGSGHHSSWHRKQQQQQQQQQQQQQQQQQQQHPYRKTEKAPDWMQSHHQHLQPSQLPPPPQLQQPPHPQQQHQVVRSRSAECINSGVDMDVFRPSLPQGPKAGHSVPHSVNTSPYRDCSHPGPQPNSSPLGSKSMGQHGGAGAAHGPGGSCSLQRDGQKVARIRHQQHGRPGPDAPSPAELNQGANQELKRKMEMSPYGYSNSSGQHHHQQPPVPPWAMRPPQHMPQQPEEEQRKSYMELGSTGGQLSQQQQQQQQQQQQQQQQQQPGMSLPPPQPPPAPPLNQQQQQPQQQPEPQGPTQGESSAMKSLLKYSNQQQPLLLSQKSPFGGLGSLKSGPAGGSCAVQGNKQTLPSRKGPANDNERPDYSGRGREMGDAGHGESEVRQPPVGIAVAVARQREPPCRSADSHPNSRQGRVHPSVKGPPRSMYPSDPTAEEERKRMSGEQIGLTCLDRERDAYIRDNKERVEFARIHPSNSCHGDLTSHLMVPGGTSLQSGQLGDPAAHSAHHHWMPRTGSPSLWMTGHSYGIGHTALHQNLPPGFSAAMPGPLQPVLPLPQDPSAQLVVLPTEPPAHPATHHLDVMEQPGLWPPVYGARGPPSHMQHPAVYSRSQFLRQQELYALQQHQQLQHQHQHHHQNHQSQQPQPQSQTQQQQQQQQHRAAHGMDMQHHATHNSQMQKRPDEPSNELEELISEPRTSKPAKPYSYNPPQRNTSPPGACAAHLSPCCQSPSLRPHPKSTPSTPCPAPSPAAAAPHSPAISPAPPQMLKGAESQDKRGEGQPAQDYPQSLEPDLPPGYTYPAIAMGYRSGPSPQDVRLAEPADLEAVQVEPAEHAPQSLSSLGEELDCQAVVRPLPEPLPPEEVEQEEEERVVERVLEQREEAEIAAVTAANYNVPGEREVEEQGPAEEEVLVCPPAKSPVCEAASCPVPLSTEEPERPEAVITLEEEEDDEAAGEESRVEHAQKVNMPGEQEPELPTIIELDPASPAAPEPQSSSLEGAKDGEQQHKNETTPDDASGDFACLSPASASPPSPNPAPVAHKPLVPCYWSLELLIAAAFCTDVPPFPLFPLSAPSVAPSHPNPHQGMQLLSELADLELQQQKRTCGKSQEDELLMFDLQSLATLATARALEMGSQEDSTTSSGRHFPARRILNLRRKCSWTPRNEPVCPAKGSMETMDGPELEMRVKLAELQRRYKEKQKELAKLQRKHDHQKEETPRSPARRGPGRPRKRKPTLTTGPVSSSEGQRKVKSLGAGLALSPEDLGGGGDSQRRKKRLSSRGFERLSSTQQIKAQGCRKSSLHSMLGSKLAADVTQLKQKAQGKKILSGTGSRDKEVSPCNSNPKHGHRSQGTSKAESRRESGGQSDTAASVDSGPQESWTGLVRRGRKKGSTTLSQGSSHLSQPRARVLRGKRREALEEGESSPAESDSSDQDDEEEEGSYDTDEGQDYRAQPPRDVTCSSSVTDPSPSSVVKLEANQKARNKKQRQELYGSQSLSGAEGEVKVRKKPPCRLGLATAGKNRREDHRTEGVRRPCGPRSKEPRWGSLGTRGSRYRRSMGLATFPTTSERLKRATRKSTMLRGAINKRRSCWSVGAPPSQSEESSRARMNKDQQPKGRAVSLLLESFAADEGFQMDGSSFSEEEEEESSRSCSNRSPEAPNCILTKELLTDGLKVLISKEDELLYAARVHTLELPDIFSIVIYGERGNRPRIYSLEQLLQEAVLDVRPESETVLSEGTRVCTYWSERSRCLYPGYVRRGGSSDEGKQAGVMVEFDDGDRGKISLQNIRLLPPGYQVHYGESSPTLLTSSETTAKRSSSLEQAPLSERASDRFNIINTLTSSQTLTIHKRRPGRPKGSGKKQKQQQQQAENANKNPAPFLGWPSLGNTRKRSSDNLFQLNGAPRKASRGTDDLFPLARTQPMASTPAKGLFSSSSFEVDSFSSIANGYSSFCTQSTGHSPGLSLGQRGGPYGQSRRRQDELVVPRSRKSGQEFLVKLDHEGVTSPKTKNGKALLLRGGSTNASGMPRTEAYSHPVLLVKDNKKGGASRVELLLKGTTPQRKPSYSLRLDEYGDLGFSSHRECNSSYSDLEDDEEERRRAAALAAASGGLRTAGRFLSRLSVSSSSSGSSSSSSSGSLSSSSLCSSDNDSSYSSEDEDGSTLMLQSCMSSHRGLLQPSEPSTSSRSHQHSFVAKAVAVSNAKGGPPDQVSNSKSLKRKECSGSTSKPSKDFVKKPRMLPDETSFIPRPKMSAFLSGRQMWRWSGSPTQRRGLKGKARKLFYKAIVRGRDTVQVGDCAVFLSAGRPNLPYVGRIENFWESWTSSMVVKVKWFYHPEETKLGKRHRDGKHALYQSCHEDENDVQTISHKCQVVSREEYECLTHNQKPNSTSPDLYYLAGTYDPTAGQLVTTAGVSILC encoded by the exons CTCCAGGGTATCCTCGATTCTCAGGGAGTCTGGCCCACACTTTCCTTCCCATGAGCCACTTGGATCACCATGCCAACAGCGGGGTTCTCTACGGGCAGCACCGTTTCTATGACACGCAAAAAG AGAACTTCTATCTCCGAGGTCTCCCGTCCCAGCCGCCTCTcatctcagccaatcacagtcTGCCGCCGATGTCCAGGGCAGGTTCAGGACACTCTCAGGGGTCCTGCAGCAGAGATAGAGATCCAGGGGTAGGGGCGGGTCTGCATAAGGGTCTCAAAGAGGCGtctgtggagagaggagtggtaCCTGTGAAGGACAAGGAGAGGTCCAGTAGCAAACAGGAGGCGAaagagagacagcagcagcagcagcaacagcagcagcagcaacaacaacaacagcaccacaGCCACCAGCCGCCACAGcccacacaccaccaccattCCCACCCCCATCAGCAGCACCCACATTACCCACAGCACCCACTGCCCCTGGAGGAGGTCAACAGTCGGGCCCTGGAGAGGCACAAGGCGGCCCTCACGATGGAGTACAGCAAGGAGCACCCTCAGAGTATGGGCAAGCCCCTCAGTGCCTGCTTGCACAACGGCAAGATGCAAAACGGAGATGCAGGAACTGGAGCGGGGGCTAAGAACTCCATGTCCAGCTGTGGGGGGGAGGGCACCGCCCTCGGGGccttggggggtggggggagcaGCCAGGGCAGACATATGGTGTCCAGCGGCGTTAGCCGCTGCACCAAAGAGGGGGTGAGTGGGGAGATGAGGATCAGCGAGCAACCTTCAGACTGTCTGGAAAGGGGTCAGGCACCGCTCCACCACTCCCTGTCCTACTCTGTGCCCCCACCCTTACACATGGGCTCTGCCGCCGGAGGGGCACACCCCCATCCGCATCCTCACGCTCACCCCCATACGCATCCTCACCCAGGGGGCTTCCACTGTCTTCAGCTCCACCCCAGCCACCCACACCACCCACATCATTCCCACCACGCACACCACCACCCGGACTTCTTCTGCCCGccccctcctgctcctctcgCCAACCCTGCCTCACATGAGAGGGGGCCAGCCAATGTGGGGCGAGATCCTAAAGTCACAGGGCCTACATTTGTGCCATCTGTGGCAGGCCTCGGGGACAAATCTAGTGGGCCATTCCAGCTTGGTAACCCCGACTGCCACGGTGTGGGCGGTGGAGGGGGAGGCGGCAACACCAAGGATAAGGTGATAGAGAAGAATGGAGGCAGTGGGCACCATAGTAGTTGGCACaggaaacagcaacaacagcagcagcagcagcagcagcagcagcaacaacaacagcaacagcagcacccatacagaaagacagagaaggcTCCAGATTGGATGCAGTCCCACCACCAACACCTTCAGCCCTCACAGCTTCCTCCACCCCCCCAACTGCAACAGCCTCCGCATCCCCAACAGCAGCACCAGGTTGTACGATCCCGCAGCGCCGAGTGTATCAACAGCGGCGTGGACATGGATGTGTTCAGACCCTCGCTGCCCCAGGGGCCCAAAGCTGGACACTCTGTCCCTCATTCTGTCAACACTTCTCCTTACAGAGACTGTTCACATCCAGGACCCCAACCCAACTCCTCCCCACTTGGAAGTAAAAGCATGGGTCAACACGGCGGGGCTGGAGCGGCCCATGGTCCCGGAGGTAGCTGCTCCTTACAGAGAGACGGTCAAAAGGTAGCCAGGATACGCCACCAGCAGCACGGCCGACCTGGCCCGGATGCTCCTTCTCCTGCTGAGTTGAACCAGGGGGCTAATCAAGAGCTGAAAAGAAAGATGGAGATGTCTCCTTATGGTTACAGCAACAGCAGCGGGCAGCATCACCACCAGCAGCCCCCGGTGCCACCCTGGGCCATGAGGCCTCCCCAACACATGCCACAACAACCCGAGGAGGAGCAAAGGAAGTCTTACATGGAGTTAGGGAGCACTGGTGGGCAgctctcccagcagcagcagcagcagcagcagcaacaacagcagcagcagcagcagcagcagccgggaATGAGCCTGCCACCTCCCCAGCCTCCCCCCGCACCTCCCCTCaatcagcaacagcagcagccacaGCAGCAACCTGAGCCCCAGGGCCCAACTCAGGGGGAGAGCAGCGCCATGAAAAGCTTACTAAAGTACAGCAACCAGCAACAGCCGCTGCTCCTCTCCCAGAAGAGTCCCTTCGGGGGGCTGGGAAGCCTCAAATCAGGTCCTGCTGGGGGGAGCTGTGCCGTGCAGGGCAACAAACAGACTCTACCTTCCCGAAAGGGCCCAGCCAATGACAACGAGCGCCCTGATTACAGCGGGCGGGGCCGGGAGATGGGGGACGCAGGTCACGGGGAAAGTGAGGTGCGACAGCCGCCAGTGGGGATCGCCGTGGCCGTGGCCAGACAGAGGGAGCCACCTTGTCGTTCAGCGGACAGTCATCCCAACAGCCGACAAGGCAGGGTGCATCCCTCAGTGAAAG GACCGCCCCGCTCCATGTATCCTTCGGACCCCACCGccgaagaggagaggaagaggatgagcgGGGAACAGATAGGTTTGACTTGcttggacagagagagagatgcatatATCAG GGATAATAAGGAAAGGGTGGAGTTTGCAAGAATCCACCCCTCCAACAGCTGTCACGGAGACCTCACCTCTCATCTCATGGTCCCAGGCGGGACTTCCCTCCAGTCTGGCCAATTAGGAGATCCTGCTGCACATTCTGCTCATCATCATTGGATGCCAAGAACTGGAAGCCCATCCCTTTGGATGACAGGACACTCTTACG GTATAGGTCATACGGCCCTGCACCAGAATCTGCCCCCAGGTTTCTCGGCGGCCATGCCAGGCCCTCTGCAGCCAGTCCTGCCTCTGCCTCAGGACCCCTCCGCCCAGCTGGTGGTCCTGCCCACTGAGCCCCCCGCCCATCCTGCGACCCACCACCTGG aTGTGATGGAGCAGCCAGGGCTGTGGCCCCCTGTGTACGGCGCCCGGGGCCCACCCTCCCACATGCAGCATCCTGCTGTGTACTCCCGATCCCAGTTTCTACGGCAACAGGAGCTGTACGCtctccagcagcaccagcagctccagcatcagcatcaacaccaccaccagaACCACCAGTCGCAGCAACCACAACCACAGTCTCaaacccagcagcagcagcagcagcagcagcacagagctGCACATGGCATGGACATGCAACATCATGCCACTCATAATTCACAG ATGCAGAAGAGGCCGGATGAGCCCTCCAATGAACTAGAGGAACTAATTTCGGAGCCGAGAACATCCAAACCTGCCAAGCCCTACTCCTACAACCCACCTCAGAGGAACACGTCTCCCCCCGGGGCCTGCGCCGCTCACCTGTCCCCTTGTTGCCAGTCCCCGTCGCTGCGACCGCATCCCAAAAGCACTCCTTCTACACCCTGCCCCGCTCCCAGCCCCGCCGCGGCGGCCCCTCACTCACCTGCCATCAGCCCCGCCCCGCCTCAGATGCTCAAGGGTGCCGAATCCCAGGACAAGCGAGGAGAGGGACAGCCCGCACAGGATTACCCACAATCCCTGGAGCCCG ACTTGCCTCCTGGATACACCTACCCGGCGATTGCCATGGGCTACAGGAGCGGTCCCTCCCCCCAGGATGTTCGACTGGCTGAGCCAGCCGACCTGGAAGCGGTCCAAGTGGAGCCTGCTGAGCACGCTCCCCAGTCTCTCTCCAGTCTGGGGGAGGAGCTAGACTGCCAAGCGGTGGTCAGGCCCCTCCCAGAGCCACTCCCACCTGAGGAagtggagcaggaagaggaggaaagagtgGTCGAGCGAGTTctggagcagagggaggaggcggAGATAGCAGCGGTGACGGCAGCCAACTATAACGtgcctggagagagagaggtggaggagcaggGCCCCGCTGAGGAAGAGGTGCTGGTTTGCCCCCCTGCTAAGAGCCCAGTGTGCGAGGCCGCCTCCTGTCCGGTCCCCCTATCAACAGAGGAGCCTGAAAGGCCAGAAGCTGTCATCACcttggaagaggaagaggatgacgaGGCTGCGGGTGAGGAGAGCCGGGTGGAGCACGCTCAAAAGGTCAACATGCCTGGAGAGCAGGAGCCAGAACTCCCCACCATCATCGAGCTTGACCCCGCTTCCCCTGCAGCTCCCGAGCCTCAGTCCTCGTCCCTCGAGGGAGCAAAGGACGGCGAGCAGCAGCACAAGAATGAGACGACCCCCGATGACGCCTCAGGGGATTTTGCGTGTCTTTCCCCCGCCTCAGCTTCCCCCCCTAGCCCAAACCCAGCGCCTGTCGCCCACAAACCTCTCGTGCCCTGCTACTGGAGTCTGGAGCTGCTGATCGCTGCCGCCTTCTGCACAGATGTACCCCCATTTCCCCTGTTCCCTCTTAGCGCCCCATCAGTTGCCCCGTCGCATCCCAACCCCCACCAGGGTATGCAGCTTCTGAGTGAGCTGGCAGatctggagctgcagcagcaaaagCGCACCTGTGGGAAAAGCCAGG AAGACGAGTTGCTGATGTTTGACCTCCAGAGCCTTGCTACGCTGGCCACAGCCCGGGCACTGGAGATGGGCTCCCAGGAAGACAGCACTACGAGTTCAGGGCGACACTTCCCGGCCCGCAGGATCCTCAATTTACGGAGGAAATGCAGCTGGACGCCTCGCAATGAACCA GTGTGCCCGGCCAAAGGTAGCATGGAAACAATGGACGGTCCTGAGCTTGAAATGCGTGTGAAGTTGGCTGAGCTACAGCGCCGctacaaagagaagcaaaagGAGCTGGCCAAACTTCAGAGGAAGCACGATCATCA GAAGGAGGAAACACCTCGCAGCCCGGCGCGACGAGGACCGGGGCGGCCGAGGAAGCGGAAACCCACCCTCACCACGGGTCCAGTGTCCTCATCTGAGGGCCAAAGAAAAGTCAA GTCGTTGGGGGCGGGGCTTGCGCTGTCGCCTGAGGACCTAGGAGGGGGCGGAGACAGccagagaaggaagaagaggctGTCCAGTCGAGGCTTTGAGAGACTCAGCAGCACACAG CAGATAAAAGCACAGGGCTGCAGAAAAAGCAGTCTTCACAGCATGCTCGGCTCCAAACTGGCCGCTGATGTGACTCAGCTCAAACAGAAAGCCCAGGGTAAAAAGATTCTCTCAGGGACGGGCTCCAGGGACAAGGAGGTTTCGCCCTGCAACTCCAACCCCAAGCACGGACACAGAAGCCAGGGCACGAGCAAAGCCGAGTCCAGGCGAGAGTCTGGGGGACAAAGTGACACAG CAGCCAGTGTTGACAGTGGCCCCCAAGAGAGCTGGACTGGACTGGTGCGCCGTGGACGTAAGAAGGGATCCACCACGCTGTCGCAGGGCTCATCCCATCTGAGCCAGCCCAGAGCAAGGGTTCTCCGTGGCAAGAGGCGGGAGGCAttggaggagggggagagctCCCCTGCAGAGAGTGACTCCTCTGATCAAG acgatgaagaagaagaaggaagttaTGATACCGATGAAGGTCAAGACTACAGAGCCCAACCCCCCAGAGACGTCACTTGTAGCTCCTCCGTGACAGATCCGAGTCCCTCGTCTGTTGTAAAACTGGAGGCCAACCAGAAAGCCAGGaacaaaaaacagagacaggagCTTTATG GCTCCCAGAGTCTGTCTGGAGCGGAAGGCGAGGTCAAAGTGAGGAAGAAGCCCCCCTGTAGGCTGGGCCTGGCCACTGCAGGCAAAAACCGACGCGAAGATCACCGGACCGAAGGGGTCAGAAGGCCGTGTGGGCCCAGGTCTAAGGAGCCTCGGTGGGGCAGCCTGGGGACGAGAGGCAGCCGCTACCGGAGGAGCATGGGACTGGCCACCTTCCCGACCACCAGTGAGAGGCTGAAGAGGGCGACCCGCAAGAGCACCATGTTGAGAGGAGCAATCAATAAG AGGAGAAGTTGCTGGTCAGTTGGGGCGCCGCCTTCACAGAGCgaggagagcagcagagcaCGAATGAACAAAGACCAGCAG CCAAAGGGACGAGCGGTGAGTCTGCTGTTGGAGAGCTTTGCGGCCGATGAGGGCTTTCAGATGGACGGCAGCAGCTTctcagaagaagaggaggaggagagcagccgCTCATGCAGCAACAGAAGCCCTGAAG CTCCTAACTGTATCCTGACCAAAGAGCTCCTAACTGACGGACTGAAGGTGCTGATCTCCAAGGAGGATGAGCTTCTATACGCTGCCAGGGTCCACACACTGGAGCTCCCAGACAT CTTCAGCATTGTTATCTACGGTGAAAGAGGAAACCGCCCAAGAATCTATTCATTGGAGCAGCTGCTACAGGAAGCT GTCCTGGATGTGCGGCCGGAGTCGGAGACTGTGCTCAGTGAAGGAACCAGGGTGTGCACTTACTGGAGCGAGCGCTCCCGCTGCTTATACCCAGGCTACGTTCGCAGAG GTGGTTCATCTGATGAAGGGAAGCAAGCAGGAGTGATGGTGGAGTTTGATGATGGAGACCGAGGGAAGATTTCTCTCCAAAACATCCGCCTCCTGCCTCCAGGATACCAGGTTCACT ATGGGGAATCATCTCCCACCCTGCTGACATCCAGCGAGACAACAGCCAAGAGGAGTTCTAGTCTGGAGCAGGCCCCCCTCAGTGAGCGAGCCTCTGACAGATTCAACATTATCAACACTTTAACCAGCAGCCAAACTCTAACCATTCACAAAAGAAGACCAG gGAGACCAAAGGGTTCtgggaaaaaacaaaagcagcagcaacagcaggctGAGAATGCCAATAAAAATCCTGCACCTTTCCTGGGTTGGCCTTCGTTGGGCAACACCAGGAAGAGGTCGTCCGACAACCTGTTTCAGCTCAACGGGGCACCCAGGAAGGCCTCGAGAGGAACGGATGATCTGTTTCCCTTAGCTAGGACCCAGCCGATGGCCTCCACACCGGCCAAAGGCCttttcagcagcagctccttcGAGGTGGACTCCTTCAGCAGCATTGCAAATGGCTACTCCTCCTTCTGTACTCAGTCCACAGGGCATAGTCCAGGATTATCTCTGGGCCAAAGAGGTGGGCCGTATGGCCAGAGCCGGCGCAGGCAGGACGAGCTTGTTGTGCCGAGGAGCAGGAAGTCAGGACAAGAGTTTTTGGTGAAGTTGGATCATGAAGGAGTGACTTCCCCCAAGACGAAGAACGGCAAGGCTCTGCTGCTGCGAGGTGGGTCTACCAATGCGAGCGGTATGCCCAGGACAGAGGCCTACTCTCACCCAGTCCTGCTGGTTAAAGACAACAAAAAGGGTGGTGCCTCCAGGGTGGAGCTTCTCCTGAAAGGAACCACACCCCAAAGAAAGCCTTCCTATTCTCTGCGTCTGGATGAATATGGCGACTTGGGCTTCAGCTCCCACAGAGAGTGTAACAGCTCCTACTCTGACCTGGAAGATGacgaggaagagaggaggagggcggCTGCACTGGCTGCAGCCTCAGGAGGACTAAGGACGGCTGGCCGCTTCCTGTCtcgtctctccgtctcctcctcgtcttctgGTTCTTCAAGTTCCTCCTCGTCAGGCTCCCTCTCCAGCTCCAGCCTGTGTTCCTCGGACAACGACTCCTCCTACAGCTCAGAGGATGAGGACGGTTCTACGTTGATGCTTCAGAGTTGTATGTCTTCCCACCGGGGGCTCCTGCAACCCTCTGAACCCTCCACTTCCTCAAGGTCACACCAGCACTCCTTTGTGGCCAAAGCTGTGGCTGTTTCCAATGCCAAAGGAGGCCCCCCCGACCAGGTCTCCAACAGCAAGTCCCTGAAGAGGAAAGAATGCTCCGGCTCCACCTCGAAACCATCCAAGGATTTCGTGAAGAAACCGAGGATGCTTCCAGATGAAACCTCATTTATCCCAAGGCCCAAAATGTCTGCGTTCCTCTCAGGACGACAAATGTGGAGGTGGTCAGGAAGCCCTACACAG CGGCGAGGTCTAAAGGGCAAAGCCAGGAAGCTTTTCTACAAGGCCATCGTGCGAGGCAGAGACACGGTGCAAGTGGGAGATTGTGCCGTGTTCCTCTCAGCTGGACGCCCTAACCTCCCATACGTCGGTCGAATAGAGAACTTCTGGGAATCCTGGACTTCCAGCATGGTGGTCAAAGTCAAGTGGTTTTACCACCCTGAAGAGACCAAGCTCGGCAAGAGGCATCGAGATGGCAAG CATGCCCTGTACCAGTCGTGTCACGAGGATGAGAATGACGTCCAGACAATCTCTCATAAGTGCCAGGTGGTGAGCAGGGAGGAGTACGAGTGTCTGACTCACAATCAGAAGCCGAACAGTACCTCCCCAGACCTTTACTACCTGGCCGGGACGTATGACCCCACCGCCGGTCAGCTGGTCACTACTGCAGGAGTTTCCATCTTGTGCTGA